A stretch of Besnoitia besnoiti strain Bb-Ger1 chromosome III, whole genome shotgun sequence DNA encodes these proteins:
- a CDS encoding lysine decarboxylase family protein (encoded by transcript BESB_049450) has product MSATGKTEGSQRLENGSEVKAEAPALRVPTKSYSNTAWLHSRSARQVRILCEYLEVRDRLRRSRVLATFLVFGTARGLSREQWQARMTAATDRLSQLKAESKQDANTKESQEIESAEREITRLRRLEWVCEFAEKVTRLTRRLAEWLLTPEARTAVAKILREIPTPLENDDDWGQEASALDEPDGVCPVAICTGGGPGLMEAANKGAAQVPGARSIGMGISLPFESGLNPYVSKELGFQFQYFFTRKFWMVYSALGVIAAPGGVGTLDELMEVLTLKQTKKMKRDIPIVLFGKTYWDSVLNFDKMVEYGMISECDRDQLFLTDDEDEAFEYLRSFLLQDKLVLGEGYVHKSLRKRRRE; this is encoded by the exons ATGAGCGCAACTGGGAAGACAGAAGGAAGCCAGAGGCTGGAGAATGGGTCGGAGGTGAAGGCGGAAGCACCGGCTCTTCGAGTGCCGACTAAG TCGTACAGCAACACAGCCTGGCTCCACAGCCGCTCAGCCAGGCAAGTTCGCATCTTGTGCGAGTACCTGGAGGTGCGAGATCGCTTGCGGCGCAGTCGGGTTCTGGCCAcgttcctcgtcttcggcaCAGCCCGCGGACTGAGCCGAGAGCAGTGGCAAGCGCGCATGACTGCGGCAACGGACCGCCTCAGCCAGTTGAAGGCTGAGAGCAAGCAAGACGCGAACACCAAGGAGAGCCAGGAAATTGAATCCGCTGAGCGGGAAATCACACGCCTGCGTCGGCTCGAGTGGGTCTGCGAATTCGCAGAGAAGGTCACCAGGCTGACGCGGAGGCTGGCGGAGTGGCTGCTTACCCCTGAAGCGCGAACT GCGGTGGCAAAGATTCTGCGAGAGATACCGACCCCGCTCGAGAACGACGACGACTGGGGtcaggaggcgagcgcgctcGACGAACCAGACGGGGTCTGCCCTGTCGCCATTTgcaccggcggcggccctgGTCTGATGGAGGCGGCCAACAAGGGAGCTGCGCAAGTCCCCGGTGCTCGGAGCATCGGCATGGGAATCAGTCTTCCCTTTGAGAGTGGACTGAACCCTTACGTCTCGAAGGAGCTGGGCTTCCAGTTCCAGTACTTTTTCACACGCAAGTTCTGGATGGTCTACAGTGCGCTCGGCGTCATTGCCGCTCCCGGAGGCGTAGGCACGCTCGACGAGCTCATGGAGGTGTTAACGCTCAAACAGACCAAAAAGATGAAGCGAGACATTCCGATCGTGCTATTCGGGAAAACATACTGGGAT AGCGTCCTCAACTTCGACAAAATGGTTGAGTATGGAATGATCAGCGAATGCGACCGCGACCAGCTCTTCCTCaccgacgacgaggatgaGGCATTTGAGTACCTCAGAAGCTTCCTTCTACAAGACAAGCTAGTATTGGGAGAGGGCTACGTTCACAAGTCCCTCCGAAAGAGGCGTCGCGAGTAA